The genomic DNA AGTCTCGTCTGGATTTTAGCGGCTTTATTTCTTGTCCTCAATCACTTCGCAGTTTTTCAGGCAAAACTACCGAGTTATGAAGAGTTCTTTTCTGCTGGGAATTTGCTGTGGCTGATGGCCGGTCTCGCGATCACCAAAGTGTTTCATGAACTCGGACACGCAATCGCGTGCAAGCACTTCGGTGGTGAATGTCACAACATTGGAATTATGCTGCTGGTCTTCACTCCCTGTTTATACTGTGATACTTCAGATTCCTGGATGCTGGCGAATAAATGGAAGCGAGCTGCCATTGGTGCGGCAGGCATGTATGTTGAATTGATCATCGCCGCCGGATGCGTGTTTGTATGGTGGAACACCCAGCCCGGTCTGATTCACTATTTATGCCTGAGCATGGTCACCGTCAGTTCGATTTCCACGCTCATTTTCAATTCTAACCCATTACTACGATACGATGGCTACTACATTTTATCGGATCTGATGGAGGTTCCTAATCTCAGTTCTCGTGCCCAATCTGTTCTGGTTGGCGTTCTTGAACACATCTTTCTCAACCTGCCGAGCAAACTGAAACAGGTGATTCCGCGTCAGCATCGCACATTGTTTGTGACGTATGCGATCGCCGCACCGATTTACCGCTGGTTTGTTGTAATTGTAATCCTGTGGTTTCTCGCAGAATTATTTGAGCCTTGGGGATTAAAGTCGATTGGATATGTGCTGATTTCCATGTCGGTTGCGGGAATGATATTGACGCCCGCCTGGAAGGTGTTTCAGTATTTTCGTACTCCTGGAAAGTTCGCCAACATGAGAAAGTTCCGTGTGACCATCGCTTCGTTTTCGGCGTTGTTGGTCTTATCGCTGATTGCACTCATTCCGGTCCCTCAGCGGATTTTCACCAGTGTCGTCCTGCAACCACGAGATGCCGAACGTGTTTACGTTTCAGTCCCGGGTTCGATCTTCGAACTTGCTGTTGAACCGGGGGACCGTGTTGCAAGAGGCACCGTATTAGCGGAATTAAAGAACCCGGAAATTGAAAACGAGTTGGTGCGGTTGCGGGGACAATTGGAGCGAGTCCGCCAACAGCTGAAAAATTTGCAGCGGCAACAGTCTGATGACGCCTCGGCAGTCCAGAGTTTGCCACAAGTTCAGGAGACATTGACGTCGCTAACTGACCGAGTGGCCCAGTTAGAGTCGGAACAATCTCGACTTAAATTGACGGCCAGCCGATCGGGGATCATCATCGCCGGGCCTGCAATACCATCGATGGAGTACCGTTCAAATGATCTTCCCGTATTTTCAGGGACTCCATTCCAGCCTAAAAACAAGGGCGCCTGGTTAGAAACGGGCACGCTGTTTTGCCTTATTGGAGAAGCCAGTCAGTATTCCGCAATTCTACTAATAGATCAAACCGAAATTGATCGAGTCCGTCGCGATCAACGAGTC from Rubinisphaera italica includes the following:
- a CDS encoding biotin/lipoyl-binding protein; amino-acid sequence: MEAVITTIEHRPLGLRMRPDLRSERQAQQGQVWWVVKDPLSLKYFRLREEQYAALNLLDGETSLEKIREILSLQFPAIAISHHQLQSLCLMFHRSGLVLADGFGQAHPLLKRKRTQQRRILASKFMSLLWIKLPGFDPDHYLSRLAPKLSWLFHPVSVVLSLVWILAALFLVLNHFAVFQAKLPSYEEFFSAGNLLWLMAGLAITKVFHELGHAIACKHFGGECHNIGIMLLVFTPCLYCDTSDSWMLANKWKRAAIGAAGMYVELIIAAGCVFVWWNTQPGLIHYLCLSMVTVSSISTLIFNSNPLLRYDGYYILSDLMEVPNLSSRAQSVLVGVLEHIFLNLPSKLKQVIPRQHRTLFVTYAIAAPIYRWFVVIVILWFLAELFEPWGLKSIGYVLISMSVAGMILTPAWKVFQYFRTPGKFANMRKFRVTIASFSALLVLSLIALIPVPQRIFTSVVLQPRDAERVYVSVPGSIFELAVEPGDRVARGTVLAELKNPEIENELVRLRGQLERVRQQLKNLQRQQSDDASAVQSLPQVQETLTSLTDRVAQLESEQSRLKLTASRSGIIIAGPAIPSMEYRSNDLPVFSGTPFQPKNKGAWLETGTLFCLIGEASQYSAILLIDQTEIDRVRRDQRVDIRVAEYPARSWRGRIRDLSTNRIEFAPRETSIKTGGTLQTETNADGLERPLNSTYEARVPLEISDESILPGFRGTAKIHIGSQPLGKAWWRTLVTLFRFG